A window of the Algoriphagus halophilus genome harbors these coding sequences:
- a CDS encoding Ig-like domain-containing protein has product MRLKHFLPKILFQPIFLLGMMLGMVFSNFLAAQTQTITTPGSGTFTVPPGVKVLKVEAWGAGGSGGNDRGGGGGGGSYSRSNISSPFLSSYPYVVGAGASNSNGGLSSFGSGPILVSAGGGTKGTDNGNGGAGGIATVGNESQLVGSAGNIKSGSSGGNGGNAAGNGGTGGAGGANTIAGTIGSNPGGGGGGSGQSNTTRPRGGNGQIRISYIALTSATGTDNQTVCEGSPITGIIYSVPTGSTATVTNLPSGITPFFTSGSGILTFSGTPTSSGTYNINITTGYGVTLSTTGTINITAETTIDTHPIGATYCKDDTPVDLTVLATGTGTITYEWFSNTSNSTIGGTSVGTGNTYTPPTDVDGSRFYYAVASSSVCGQATSDVVEIIVTPETTIDSQPVGATYCQDDTPVDLTVSATGTGTFTYEWFSNTSNSTIGGTSVGTGNTYSPPTDVDGSMFYYAVASSSVCGQATSDVVEIIVTPETTIDSQPVGATYCQDDIPVDLTVSATGTGTFTYEWFSNTSNSTIGGTSVGTGNTYSPPTDVDGSMFYYAVASSSVCGQATSDVVEIIVTPETVIDTHPSSIDQTQCIGVGFNQLQVLASGTGTLTYQWYSNTTNSISGPEVTPVGTDSPNFTPPSTTVGTLYYFVEITSDCSTLTSDVSGAITVNPATSIDSENLSAQSACIGQTSFSPISISASGTGTLNYQWYSTSTPTNSGGTPVGSNSSSYTPDASTLGTLYYYVEVSSDCGPTVTSNISGAFIVDPITAITTQPDNSDRVECFGDGFNPLSVVAEGGDLTYQWYSVPTQTNSGGTAVVGATSATFTPPSSTEGISYYYVVVTGNCGIETSSVSGEFRVNPPKTVIDINPSTSDETECLGDPFPTLSVLASGEGTVTYQWYKNTTPSNTGGTLIPSAISEDYTPPSDEVGTYYYYAVASSNCGTIPTDVSGAFTVTPLTEIENESLAGQTICDVETFNPISVNAIGTGTIHYQWYSNSTASTTGPDVTMVGTDSNTFTPPTTAQGTTTFYFVEVSSDCGPNVISSTSGAFTVSIDNTASTPSSDPTLCINTPLADITIATTGATGISNDGDNTGINGLPAGVSASWSGDIITISGSPSESGTFNYAIPLIGGCGIVEATGTITVTPDNTANIPSSEPTLCIDTPLTDITIATTGATGISNDGDDTGVNGLPVGVSASWSGDIITITGTPTESGTFNYSIPLTGGCGIVNATGSIFVTPDNTAGAPSSDPTLCINSALTDITIATTGATGISNDGDDTGVNGLPAGVLATWSGDVITISGTPSESGTFNYSIPLTGGCGTTLATGTITVTPLATVGPTSVAYPSVCISSPILTPFTQSTNGVTGIGTPVGLPDGINASFDINTGLITFSGTATSPTIGAQTYSIPLIGDCINGLEATGTIEVSPDYTLTAVTSVSATTIGGSATITMYGDPTILSNGTYEVVYEIAEGAGSFTQVGPVNVSVNNGKGSFLTNAINDNTETYTVKILSLKKTTDQCTVTLPDPPTTYFGICAAVYSTSSTFYVPANVYSITIEVYGGGGGGGKGNAAVGGGGGAYSIRTNIPVTPGEPLGVIVGAGGSENTNGGMSYVTRDSNISDQQGNSLVYAGGGNSGLSTSFAKGESGNYDTRHSGEDGTNSVGNKGGDGGGPLGGIGGSGGTSGTAGKSPGGGGGSSNGTGFKGGNGLVVISYSCPDADDTDCITVIDDGSKSGNTVIEYTCDGTWTAPEGLSEFTVYVGSGGGGGGSGEGSGGGGSGAMIVQTFSTTNPYGLPVGTTFGLEVGQGGPGAGVGERPGTNGEASEFTGEIDGNSIDIFVSGGGGGGSQIVNAGGNGSSGGGGGATPAPNKSFGSGGNAIPLTYSGTPDVIYNGNAGGNGDYNDPQNAIAGGGGGGLIPWKPAPAEDGQHGKAAGAGQGEGGRGGDAVTLSLGDTIRYYGAGGGGIGEYFNGTEKIGEGGKSLVDETKLGGDGNLDILNTNGIGYSGVDKTGSGGGAGYNGGGKGGDGIIYIVFKNFKILQVEYLYFETKFDEVNRNGQLSWATSKEWANAKFEVERSIGDANNWEKIGEVAGQGYKDSQTDYTFTDTQLPGYGGNIFYRLKQVDFEDTFTYSVTRAIQVPSLKGESNWIIYPNPSELRSNVTVGLINPSNYHDEPIIVRISDVRGINVSYSANSVEEVNRAVNSYLETAISGMHIVQLIWGDQSEQLKLIRK; this is encoded by the coding sequence ATGCGTCTGAAACACTTTTTACCTAAAATACTTTTTCAACCCATCTTTCTGCTTGGAATGATGCTTGGAATGGTATTTTCAAATTTTTTAGCAGCTCAGACACAGACAATTACAACACCTGGATCAGGGACTTTCACTGTTCCTCCAGGAGTGAAAGTTTTGAAAGTTGAGGCTTGGGGGGCAGGTGGATCAGGAGGAAATGACCGTGGTGGCGGTGGCGGCGGAGGTTCCTATTCAAGATCTAATATTTCGTCTCCATTTTTGAGTTCTTATCCATATGTTGTGGGTGCAGGAGCAAGCAATTCTAATGGAGGCTTATCTTCCTTTGGATCTGGTCCTATTTTAGTTTCTGCAGGTGGCGGAACAAAAGGGACTGATAATGGAAATGGTGGAGCCGGTGGTATAGCCACTGTAGGAAATGAATCTCAATTAGTAGGTTCAGCTGGGAATATTAAATCAGGAAGTTCTGGTGGCAACGGAGGAAATGCTGCTGGAAATGGTGGAACAGGAGGCGCTGGAGGTGCAAATACCATTGCAGGTACAATAGGTTCAAATCCAGGAGGAGGTGGAGGCGGTTCTGGTCAATCTAACACAACAAGACCAAGAGGAGGAAATGGTCAAATCAGAATTTCATATATAGCACTTACATCGGCGACAGGGACGGATAACCAAACAGTGTGTGAAGGATCTCCGATTACAGGCATAATCTATTCTGTTCCAACTGGTTCCACTGCAACAGTTACAAATTTACCTTCAGGTATTACCCCCTTTTTTACTAGTGGTTCTGGAATTCTTACCTTTTCAGGAACTCCAACAAGTAGTGGCACCTATAATATTAATATCACAACAGGATATGGTGTAACCCTTAGCACAACAGGCACTATTAACATTACTGCCGAAACAACAATAGACACTCATCCTATTGGCGCAACATATTGCAAAGATGATACTCCAGTCGATTTAACAGTTTTAGCAACCGGTACAGGAACTATTACCTATGAGTGGTTTTCAAATACTTCCAATAGTACTATCGGAGGAACCTCTGTGGGAACTGGAAATACTTATACTCCTCCTACAGACGTAGATGGAAGCAGGTTCTATTATGCTGTTGCTTCAAGCTCCGTCTGCGGGCAAGCCACGTCTGATGTCGTTGAAATTATCGTTACTCCTGAAACTACAATAGACTCTCAGCCTGTCGGCGCAACTTATTGCCAAGATGATACTCCAGTCGACTTGACTGTTTCAGCAACCGGTACTGGGACTTTTACCTATGAGTGGTTTTCAAATACTTCCAATAGTACTATCGGAGGAACCTCTGTGGGGACTGGAAATACTTATTCTCCTCCTACAGACGTAGATGGAAGCATGTTCTATTATGCTGTTGCTTCAAGCTCTGTCTGCGGGCAAGCCACCTCTGATGTCGTTGAAATTATCGTTACTCCTGAAACTACAATAGACTCTCAGCCCGTCGGCGCAACTTATTGCCAAGATGATATTCCAGTCGACTTGACTGTTTCAGCAACCGGTACTGGGACTTTTACCTATGAGTGGTTTTCAAATACTTCCAATAGTACTATCGGAGGAACCTCTGTGGGGACTGGAAATACTTATTCTCCTCCTACAGACGTAGATGGAAGCATGTTCTATTATGCTGTTGCTTCAAGCTCTGTCTGTGGGCAGGCCACGTCTGATGTCGTTGAAATTATCGTTACTCCTGAAACGGTAATAGATACTCATCCATCTTCTATAGACCAAACTCAATGTATTGGTGTTGGATTTAATCAATTACAAGTATTAGCAAGTGGAACTGGAACACTAACTTATCAGTGGTACAGTAATACGACTAATTCTATTTCCGGTCCAGAGGTAACACCTGTAGGAACTGACTCTCCAAATTTTACTCCCCCTTCAACAACTGTCGGTACACTTTACTACTTTGTAGAAATAACAAGTGATTGTAGTACTTTGACTTCTGATGTTTCAGGTGCAATTACTGTTAACCCTGCTACTTCCATTGACTCTGAAAACCTTTCAGCGCAATCAGCTTGTATTGGACAGACATCATTTTCTCCAATATCCATTTCAGCAAGTGGTACAGGTACCCTAAATTATCAATGGTATAGTACCTCTACACCAACTAATTCAGGGGGGACTCCTGTTGGGTCAAATTCCTCATCTTATACACCGGATGCCTCTACCTTAGGCACTTTATACTATTATGTTGAAGTTTCAAGTGATTGCGGGCCTACTGTTACTTCAAATATTTCAGGAGCGTTCATTGTAGACCCTATAACGGCTATAACTACTCAACCAGATAATTCAGATAGAGTAGAATGTTTTGGAGATGGTTTTAATCCTTTATCAGTAGTAGCAGAAGGCGGAGATTTAACATACCAATGGTATTCTGTGCCAACACAAACAAATTCGGGGGGTACTGCAGTAGTTGGTGCCACATCAGCTACATTCACACCACCTTCTTCAACTGAAGGTATTTCCTATTATTATGTTGTGGTTACTGGAAATTGTGGAATAGAGACTTCTTCAGTCTCAGGAGAATTTAGAGTAAACCCTCCTAAAACTGTCATCGATATAAACCCATCCACTTCTGATGAAACAGAGTGTTTAGGGGATCCATTTCCAACATTATCTGTTTTAGCCTCTGGGGAAGGCACAGTAACTTATCAATGGTACAAAAATACTACTCCAAGCAATACTGGTGGAACGTTGATACCAAGTGCGATTAGTGAGGATTATACTCCTCCTTCGGATGAGGTTGGAACCTATTATTATTATGCTGTGGCATCCAGTAATTGCGGAACCATACCAACAGATGTATCGGGAGCATTTACAGTTACTCCTCTAACAGAAATAGAAAATGAGAGTCTAGCTGGCCAAACCATTTGTGATGTTGAAACCTTTAACCCTATTTCAGTAAATGCTATTGGAACAGGAACTATCCATTACCAATGGTACAGTAATTCAACTGCATCCACAACCGGACCGGATGTAACTATGGTTGGAACGGACTCTAATACATTTACTCCACCTACTACAGCTCAAGGAACAACCACATTCTATTTTGTAGAAGTTTCAAGTGATTGTGGACCAAATGTGATATCTAGTACTTCGGGAGCATTTACGGTTAGTATAGATAACACAGCCTCAACTCCTTCTTCGGATCCAACTCTTTGTATCAATACTCCGTTAGCTGATATTACTATTGCTACTACTGGTGCTACGGGAATTTCAAATGATGGGGACAATACAGGTATAAATGGTTTACCTGCTGGGGTATCAGCCTCTTGGTCAGGCGACATTATTACTATTTCGGGGAGTCCTTCCGAGTCAGGAACCTTTAACTATGCTATACCTTTGATTGGAGGATGTGGAATAGTAGAAGCTACAGGAACAATTACTGTGACTCCAGACAATACAGCTAACATACCTTCTTCTGAACCAACGCTTTGTATTGATACTCCTTTAACTGATATCACAATTGCTACTACTGGTGCTACCGGAATTTCAAATGACGGGGATGATACAGGTGTTAATGGTTTGCCTGTGGGGGTATCGGCCTCATGGTCAGGTGATATAATCACAATTACCGGAACGCCTACTGAATCCGGAACTTTCAATTATTCAATTCCTTTGACAGGAGGATGCGGAATAGTGAATGCGACGGGCTCTATATTTGTCACTCCTGATAATACAGCTGGAGCCCCTTCTTCTGACCCAACACTTTGCATCAATTCTGCTCTTACAGATATTACCATTGCTACTACAGGAGCAACTGGGATTTCTAATGACGGAGATGACACAGGAGTGAACGGATTACCTGCAGGTGTATTAGCTACTTGGTCAGGTGATGTAATAACTATATCTGGAACACCTTCTGAGTCAGGCACCTTCAATTATTCTATTCCATTAACTGGAGGATGCGGAACAACACTTGCTACTGGAACCATTACAGTCACGCCTCTAGCAACTGTAGGCCCTACTTCAGTAGCTTATCCAAGTGTCTGTATAAGTAGTCCAATATTGACACCATTTACACAATCTACTAATGGTGTTACGGGTATAGGAACGCCCGTTGGATTACCAGATGGTATTAATGCATCATTTGATATAAATACTGGCTTAATTACTTTTTCAGGTACTGCAACTAGTCCAACAATTGGAGCACAAACCTATAGTATTCCCTTAATCGGTGATTGTATCAATGGATTAGAGGCTACGGGAACCATCGAAGTTTCTCCAGACTATACCTTAACTGCTGTCACTTCAGTTTCAGCAACTACAATAGGTGGATCTGCCACAATAACTATGTATGGAGATCCTACAATTTTATCGAATGGCACCTATGAAGTTGTATATGAAATTGCAGAAGGTGCAGGTTCTTTTACTCAAGTTGGTCCAGTCAATGTATCAGTAAATAATGGAAAAGGTAGTTTCCTAACGAATGCAATCAATGATAATACCGAAACATATACTGTTAAAATCTTAAGTCTCAAGAAAACAACAGATCAGTGTACAGTAACTTTACCTGATCCTCCTACAACTTACTTTGGAATTTGTGCAGCAGTATATTCTACCAGTAGTACATTCTATGTTCCTGCAAATGTATATAGTATAACTATTGAAGTTTATGGCGGTGGTGGCGGTGGTGGTAAAGGAAACGCTGCCGTTGGTGGTGGTGGCGGTGCATATTCTATACGTACTAATATTCCAGTTACCCCTGGAGAACCATTGGGTGTTATTGTAGGTGCTGGTGGTTCTGAAAATACAAATGGCGGTATGTCTTATGTTACAAGAGACTCAAATATTTCTGACCAACAAGGAAATAGCCTAGTTTATGCCGGGGGTGGTAATAGCGGTCTTTCGACATCATTTGCTAAAGGAGAAAGTGGTAATTATGACACAAGGCACTCAGGAGAGGATGGGACAAACTCAGTAGGTAATAAAGGAGGTGACGGCGGCGGGCCACTTGGAGGTATAGGCGGTTCTGGTGGTACCTCAGGAACGGCCGGTAAATCACCAGGAGGTGGCGGGGGTTCATCAAACGGAACAGGATTTAAAGGAGGTAATGGACTAGTTGTTATTTCTTATTCTTGTCCTGACGCAGATGACACCGACTGTATAACTGTTATTGATGATGGGTCAAAATCAGGAAACACAGTTATCGAGTATACTTGTGATGGTACTTGGACGGCACCTGAAGGATTATCTGAGTTCACTGTATATGTAGGAAGTGGCGGAGGTGGTGGCGGAAGTGGCGAAGGTTCTGGTGGAGGTGGTTCTGGTGCAATGATTGTTCAAACCTTCTCTACTACAAATCCATATGGACTACCTGTTGGAACTACTTTTGGACTTGAAGTTGGACAAGGGGGACCTGGTGCTGGAGTAGGTGAAAGACCTGGTACTAATGGTGAAGCATCTGAATTTACAGGGGAAATTGATGGAAATTCAATTGATATCTTTGTATCAGGTGGAGGCGGTGGTGGATCCCAAATTGTTAACGCTGGAGGTAACGGTTCTTCTGGAGGTGGTGGTGGAGCAACTCCTGCACCAAATAAGTCTTTTGGATCAGGCGGAAATGCTATTCCACTTACTTATTCAGGAACTCCCGATGTGATATACAATGGCAATGCTGGAGGAAACGGGGATTACAATGATCCACAAAATGCAATTGCCGGTGGTGGTGGTGGTGGACTTATTCCTTGGAAACCAGCTCCTGCTGAAGATGGTCAGCACGGAAAAGCAGCCGGAGCCGGTCAAGGAGAAGGTGGTAGAGGAGGAGATGCAGTAACACTGAGCCTTGGAGACACTATAAGATATTATGGTGCCGGTGGTGGAGGTATTGGTGAATATTTTAATGGAACAGAAAAAATTGGAGAAGGAGGGAAATCCTTAGTAGATGAAACCAAATTAGGAGGAGATGGAAATCTTGATATTTTAAATACAAATGGGATAGGTTATTCCGGAGTAGATAAAACTGGATCTGGTGGAGGCGCTGGATATAATGGCGGAGGTAAAGGAGGAGATGGAATCATTTACATTGTTTTCAAAAACTTCAAAATCCTCCAAGTAGAATACCTCTATTTTGAAACGAAGTTTGATGAAGTTAACCGTAATGGGCAACTATCTTGGGCAACCTCTAAGGAATGGGCAAATGCGAAATTCGAAGTAGAAAGATCCATTGGGGACGCCAACAATTGGGAAAAAATAGGAGAAGTAGCAGGTCAAGGATATAAGGATAGCCAAACTGATTATACCTTTACAGATACTCAACTCCCAGGTTATGGAGGTAATATTTTCTATCGATTAAAGCAAGTGGATTTTGAAGACACGTTTACTTATAGCGTCACTAGAGCCATCCAAGTTCCAAGCTTGAAGGGTGAGTCCAATTGGATCATCTATCCTAATCCTAGTGAACTGAGATCAAATGTAACAGTCGGTTTAATCAATCCATCCAATTATCATGATGAACCAATCATTGTTCGAATTTCAGATGTAAGAGGGATTAATGTTAGTTATTCTGCTAATTCTGTCGAAGAAGTAAACCGAGCTGTAAATTCCTATCTGGAAACAGCCATCTCTGGAATGCATATTGTCCAACTTATTTGGGGAGATCAGAGTGAACAACTCAAATTAATACGGAAATAA
- a CDS encoding T9SS type A sorting domain-containing protein yields the protein MHLKYALWGFKFYLNLNALLRFSLLSITFLWSVLDSSAQYARSVSATKTYTTNGTFTITDLTDITGYDPTNEIFAVANVDILLVGGGGGGGGGTSAGGGGGGEVKVINLDLNLGAELVITIGAGGNGSVNSSNRGTVGGNTIVVLNSGITTSSFRANGGGYGGGSGSNRDGGIGGSGGGAGSRKTPASQAGPGSGGGTSSGAGSGIIYLNSGGNGSYTTSVLAAGAGGGGANGTGSSGISSASIGQGGNGGDGITPNGFTGVFGAGGGGTGTTADGVGGNGYGSYGSGGNAGPSGGSRGADGVVVVNIIYRILPVEFLYFNAVYNSRDRKGILDWATGKEWQNSHFEIERAVNTIDYWETIGRVDGEGFAQEISTYSYQDEDLPFSGGNIFYRLKQIDVNGSFSYSKTKAIQLDPLLPSNKWNLYPNPTNGANLNLILNDPSSIFDELITVSIIQMNGITDTFSSYNPDELTTIIREYLLRSKNGLYTIKINWGSHQESHKILKE from the coding sequence ATGCATCTAAAATATGCTCTTTGGGGCTTCAAGTTTTATTTGAATTTGAATGCTCTATTACGGTTTTCATTGCTTTCAATCACTTTTCTATGGAGTGTATTAGATTCTTCAGCTCAATATGCCAGGTCAGTTAGTGCAACTAAGACCTACACCACCAATGGAACTTTCACTATTACAGACCTGACTGATATCACAGGATACGACCCAACAAATGAGATTTTTGCAGTGGCAAATGTAGATATCTTATTAGTCGGCGGAGGAGGTGGCGGAGGAGGTGGCACTTCAGCCGGTGGCGGTGGTGGTGGAGAAGTTAAAGTCATCAACTTGGATTTGAACTTAGGAGCTGAATTAGTTATAACAATTGGGGCTGGAGGGAATGGTTCAGTAAACTCAAGCAATAGAGGAACTGTAGGAGGAAATACAATCGTTGTTTTAAATTCTGGAATTACAACCAGTTCGTTTAGAGCTAATGGAGGTGGATATGGAGGAGGTTCTGGCTCAAATAGAGATGGTGGTATTGGAGGTTCGGGCGGTGGTGCAGGTTCTAGGAAAACGCCCGCATCTCAAGCTGGTCCAGGTTCTGGAGGTGGAACAAGTTCGGGAGCTGGATCAGGAATCATTTATTTAAATTCTGGGGGAAACGGAAGTTATACTACGAGTGTTTTAGCAGCCGGGGCTGGAGGAGGAGGTGCAAATGGAACAGGGTCTTCTGGAATATCGTCTGCTTCTATTGGGCAGGGTGGAAATGGAGGAGATGGAATTACTCCGAATGGTTTTACAGGAGTTTTTGGAGCTGGAGGAGGTGGAACAGGCACTACAGCCGATGGAGTAGGTGGAAATGGATACGGTTCGTACGGTTCAGGAGGAAATGCTGGACCTTCAGGGGGAAGTAGAGGTGCTGATGGAGTGGTTGTGGTAAATATAATCTATAGAATCTTACCAGTTGAGTTTCTTTATTTTAATGCTGTTTATAATTCAAGAGACCGCAAAGGCATTTTGGATTGGGCGACTGGCAAGGAGTGGCAAAATTCTCATTTTGAAATTGAGCGAGCAGTAAATACAATCGATTATTGGGAAACTATTGGGAGAGTAGATGGAGAGGGTTTTGCTCAGGAAATTTCTACCTATTCTTATCAGGATGAAGATCTTCCTTTTTCAGGTGGAAATATTTTTTACAGATTAAAACAAATAGATGTAAATGGAAGCTTTAGCTATAGTAAAACCAAAGCTATCCAGTTAGACCCTTTGTTACCTTCTAATAAATGGAATCTTTATCCTAACCCAACCAATGGAGCCAATTTAAATCTAATATTAAATGACCCATCATCTATTTTTGACGAGCTAATAACTGTCTCAATTATTCAAATGAATGGGATAACCGACACTTTTTCAAGCTATAACCCTGATGAACTAACAACTATTATTCGGGAATATCTTCTTCGTTCCAAAAATGGGTTATACACTATAAAAATTAATTGGGGATCACATCAAGAATCTCATAAAATCCTTAAGGAATAA
- the rho gene encoding transcription termination factor Rho, with protein sequence MYNIEELRIRLLSELKEIAEELGVKNHKTLKKDDLVYAILDQQAITPEKALPKKKPSVAETKAPEEEKKAAPSEKPASEEPEFKPKFKRQNVTEIPKEKPAENSSSEEPKKVEAKTERAPKKEAPAKAETPKEDSAKAEDAKTFRPRRKVFDEKSKEENPKAAAPSPKSNDKPEPEVELPRRKNFKSQDEVMAPAAETTPHSNRKRPFVNAREFDGVIVNEGVLEMMQEGYGFLRSLDYNYLASPDDIYVSPSQVKLFGLKTGDHIKGSIRPPKEGEKYFALLKIETVNGKTTDEIRDRVPFEYLTPLFPEERLNLSTSPDKMSTRILDLFAPIGKGQRGMIVAQPKTGKTVLLQQIANAITKNHPEVHLMILLIDERPEEVTDMARSVNAEVISSTFDETADRHVKVANIVLEKAKRMVEVGHDVVILLDSITRLARAHNTVVPSSGKILSGGVDANALHKPKRFFGAARNVENGGSLTIIATALVETGSKMDEVIFEEFKGTGNMELALDRKLANRRIYPSIDVLSSGTRREDLLMDKEEMQRVWILRKLMSDMTAQESMEFLLQRMKGTRDNAEFLISMNG encoded by the coding sequence ATGTACAACATAGAAGAACTCAGAATCAGACTACTGTCTGAACTGAAGGAAATCGCAGAGGAACTGGGAGTTAAAAACCACAAGACTCTAAAGAAAGACGATCTAGTCTACGCGATCCTTGACCAGCAAGCTATCACCCCAGAAAAAGCATTGCCTAAAAAGAAACCGTCTGTTGCTGAAACCAAAGCTCCAGAGGAAGAGAAGAAAGCAGCACCAAGTGAAAAACCTGCTTCCGAAGAACCTGAATTCAAGCCTAAATTTAAAAGGCAAAATGTAACGGAGATCCCAAAAGAAAAGCCTGCTGAGAACTCGTCTTCGGAAGAACCCAAGAAGGTAGAAGCAAAAACTGAAAGAGCCCCTAAGAAGGAAGCTCCCGCCAAAGCTGAAACTCCTAAAGAGGATTCCGCCAAGGCAGAAGATGCCAAAACTTTTAGACCAAGAAGAAAGGTTTTTGACGAGAAGAGTAAAGAAGAAAATCCAAAAGCAGCTGCTCCTTCTCCAAAATCCAATGATAAGCCAGAGCCGGAGGTAGAACTTCCAAGAAGGAAAAACTTCAAATCTCAGGATGAGGTGATGGCACCTGCTGCTGAAACGACTCCACATTCGAATAGAAAGAGACCTTTTGTCAATGCCCGCGAATTTGACGGTGTCATTGTCAATGAAGGTGTTCTGGAAATGATGCAGGAAGGTTATGGTTTCTTAAGGTCTTTGGATTACAATTACCTAGCTTCTCCAGATGACATCTATGTATCACCAAGTCAGGTAAAACTGTTCGGTTTAAAAACCGGAGACCATATTAAAGGATCCATCCGACCTCCAAAAGAAGGGGAAAAGTATTTTGCCCTATTAAAAATTGAGACAGTCAATGGTAAAACCACGGATGAAATTAGAGATAGAGTACCTTTTGAGTATTTGACACCTCTTTTCCCTGAGGAAAGATTAAATCTTTCTACTTCTCCTGATAAAATGTCTACTAGAATCCTAGATTTATTTGCACCAATTGGTAAAGGGCAAAGAGGGATGATTGTTGCACAGCCAAAAACTGGTAAAACTGTACTATTACAGCAGATTGCAAACGCGATCACCAAAAACCATCCTGAAGTGCATTTGATGATACTTCTGATTGACGAAAGACCAGAAGAAGTGACGGATATGGCAAGATCAGTGAATGCTGAGGTGATCTCTTCCACATTTGATGAGACAGCAGACCGTCACGTAAAAGTGGCCAATATTGTGTTGGAGAAAGCAAAGAGAATGGTGGAAGTTGGTCATGATGTAGTGATCTTATTAGATTCAATTACCAGACTAGCTAGAGCCCATAACACAGTAGTTCCTAGTTCAGGAAAAATTCTTTCTGGTGGTGTGGATGCCAATGCGCTTCATAAACCAAAAAGGTTCTTTGGAGCTGCGAGAAATGTTGAGAATGGTGGTTCATTAACCATCATCGCCACCGCCTTGGTAGAAACAGGATCTAAGATGGATGAAGTGATCTTTGAAGAATTCAAAGGAACAGGCAACATGGAACTGGCCTTGGACAGAAAACTTGCCAACAGAAGAATCTATCCATCTATCGATGTATTGAGTTCTGGAACAAGAAGAGAAGATCTCTTGATGGACAAAGAAGAAATGCAGCGAGTATGGATTCTGCGTAAACTCATGAGTGATATGACTGCTCAGGAGTCCATGGAATTCTTGTTACAAAGAATGAAAGGAACCCGAGATAATGCTGAGTTTTTGATCAGCATGAACGGTTAA